The Primulina huaijiensis isolate GDHJ02 chromosome 12, ASM1229523v2, whole genome shotgun sequence genome has a window encoding:
- the LOC140990660 gene encoding uncharacterized protein has product MERLTGEKKRVVVVGGGVGGSLIAHKLQNDADVVLIDPKEYLEIPWAKLRAMVEPSFAERILINHSDYLPNAQVITSAATDITETNVLTAQGHSIGYDYLVIATGHAHTGDFTKAERLHYFQAEQEKIKSANSILIVGGGPTGVELAGEIGVDFPDKKVTLVHRGSRLLEFIGEKAGKKALNWLTSKKVEVILNQYVNLESQTDGVYETSGGERIVADCHFLCAGAGIGSSWLKQTILRDGLDTEGRLMVDANLRIKGHPNAFAIGDITDIPELKLGFLTNNHALVAAKNLKLLMSGRSKTKLSTYTPGPPAAIVSLGRREGIMQIRCLTLSGRIPGMMKSGDLFVTKSRKERGLRS; this is encoded by the exons ATGGAGCGCTTAACCGGAGAAAAGAAAAGGGTGGTCGTGGTTGGCGGCGGAGTCGGCGGTTCTCTGATTGCCCATAAGCTTCAAAACGATGCTGATGTTGTCCTCATTGATCC GAAGGAGTATTTAGAGATCCCCTGGGCAAAATTGAGAGCCATGGTCGAACCCTCATTCGCGGAAAGAATTTTGATCAATCACTCAGATTACCTTCCTAACGCTCAAGTTATTACATCTGCTGCAACTGACATTACAGAAACTAATGTATTGACTGCCCAAGGTCATTCGATTGGGTATGATTATCTCGTCATTGCCACAGGCCATGCACACACCGGTGATTTTACGAAAGCTGAGAGGCTTCATTACTTTCAAGCAG AGCAAGAAAAGATAAAATCGGCCAATTCAATTTTGATTGTTGGAGGGGGGCCGACTGGTGTAGAGCTGGCAGGAGAAATCGGTGTAGATTTCCCTGATAAAAAAGTAACACTAGTGCACCGAGGATCAAGGTTATTGGAATTTATTGGAGAAAAGGCAGGGAAAAAAGCGCTAAATTGGTTGACTTCAAAGAAAGTTGAGGTCATTTTGAACCAATATGTCAATCTGGAATCTCAGACCGATGGTGTTTATGAAACATCAGGTGGAGAGAGAATAGTAGCTGATTGCCATTTCCTTTGTGCGGGTGCGGGAATTGGCTCATCTTGGTTAAAGCAGACGATCTTGAGAGATGGCTTAGACACGGAAGGGAGGTTGATGGTTGATGCTAACTTGCGGATCAAGGGTCACCCAAATGCCTTCGCCATTGGAGATATAACTGATATTCCA GAACTGAAGCTAGGATTTTTGACCAATAACCATGCCTTGGTTGCTGCCAAGAACTTGAAGTTGCTAATGAGTGGCAGAAGCAAAACTAAACTGTCTACTTACACTCCTGGTCCACCAGCAGCTATTGTTTCACTTGGACGACGAGAAGGAATTATGCAAATCCGTTGTCTCACTCTTTCTGGACGCATTCCTGGGATGATGAAATCCGGAGATTTGTTTGTGACAAAATCGCGGAAAGAACGTGGTCTGAGATCTTAG
- the LOC140989179 gene encoding uncharacterized protein isoform X2, with translation MRNLIRTSIRPIYSEPIFNPLPRFIPFSFKFRYTKSGKLQGEIMEHVVFDGAEVMVGDPQFLQRKISAVRFVGPAKLQVIADFDATLTKYRIHGQRGQSSHGILRQGNPEYDLKRQNLYDYYHPLEIDPTIPLDEKAKLMEEWWEKTHGLLIEGGLTFDAIRSSVANSKIAFRDGVIELFELLEKSNVPVLIFSAGLADIIQEVLRQKLHRSFDNVKIVSNRMVFDQSGNLVSFKGKTIHVLNKNEHAIDMAGLVHGQLGDPNGITNDASSVKLRTNVLLLGDHIGDLGMSDGLNYNTRISVGFLNDNIESSRDTYRESFDVVYMNDAPMWGVVKLASQLCSPVSD, from the exons ATGAGAAATCTGATTCGCACTTCAATTCGTCCTATTTACTCTGAACCAATTTTCAATCCGCTGCCTCGATTTATTCCTTTCTCCTTCAAGTTCAG ATACACCAAGAGTGGAAAACTTCAAGGTGAAATCATGGAGCATGTTGTGTTTGACGGCGCTGAAGTAATGGTGGGTGACCCTCAGTTTCTTCAGAGAAAAATATCCGCTGTTCGATTTGTGGGTCCAGCAAAGCTTCag GTTATTGCTGATTTTGATGCTACTCTAACAAAATACAGGATCCATGGACAGAGAGGGCAAA GTAGTCATGGAATTCTGCGGCAGGGAAATCCTGAATATGATCTCAAGAGGCAAAACTTATATGATTATTATCATCCTTTAGAAATTGACCCCACAATTCCACTTGATGAGAAAGCCAAACTCATGGAAGAGTG GTGGGAGAAAACCCACGGTCTTCTTATTGAGGGAGGACTCACTTTTGATGCAATAAGGAGCTCTGTGGCTAATTCCAAGATTGCTTTCAGGGATGGTGTTATTGAACTTTTTGAACTTTTGGAG AAGAGCAATGTTCCTGTCCTTATATTTTCTGCTGGCCTTGCGGATATAATTCAAGAG GTGCTGAGACAGAAACTTCATAGGTCTTTTGATAATGTTAAAATTGTATCTAACCGAATGGTTTTCGATCAGAGTGGCAATCTTGTGTCATTTAAAG GGAAAACAATCCATGTACTGAATAAGAATGAGCATGCGATTGATATGGCTGGGCTTGTCCATGGTCAATTAGGTGACCCAAATGGAATTACAAATGATGCATCCTCTGTGAAATTGAGAACAAATGTGCTACTTCTGGGTGATCACATTGGAGATTTGGGAATGTCTGATGGATTGAACTACAATACAAGAATATCTGTTGGATTCCT GAATGACAACATTGAGAGTTCTCGTGATACCTACCGTGAATCATTTGATGTGGTGTATATG AATGATGCACCAATGTGGGGAGTtgtgaagcttgcctctcagctTTGTTCACCTGTAAGTGATTGA
- the LOC140989179 gene encoding uncharacterized protein isoform X1, with amino-acid sequence MRNLIRTSIRPIYSEPIFNPLPRFIPFSFKFRRYTKSGKLQGEIMEHVVFDGAEVMVGDPQFLQRKISAVRFVGPAKLQVIADFDATLTKYRIHGQRGQSSHGILRQGNPEYDLKRQNLYDYYHPLEIDPTIPLDEKAKLMEEWWEKTHGLLIEGGLTFDAIRSSVANSKIAFRDGVIELFELLEKSNVPVLIFSAGLADIIQEVLRQKLHRSFDNVKIVSNRMVFDQSGNLVSFKGKTIHVLNKNEHAIDMAGLVHGQLGDPNGITNDASSVKLRTNVLLLGDHIGDLGMSDGLNYNTRISVGFLNDNIESSRDTYRESFDVVYMNDAPMWGVVKLASQLCSPVSD; translated from the exons ATGAGAAATCTGATTCGCACTTCAATTCGTCCTATTTACTCTGAACCAATTTTCAATCCGCTGCCTCGATTTATTCCTTTCTCCTTCAAGTTCAG AAGATACACCAAGAGTGGAAAACTTCAAGGTGAAATCATGGAGCATGTTGTGTTTGACGGCGCTGAAGTAATGGTGGGTGACCCTCAGTTTCTTCAGAGAAAAATATCCGCTGTTCGATTTGTGGGTCCAGCAAAGCTTCag GTTATTGCTGATTTTGATGCTACTCTAACAAAATACAGGATCCATGGACAGAGAGGGCAAA GTAGTCATGGAATTCTGCGGCAGGGAAATCCTGAATATGATCTCAAGAGGCAAAACTTATATGATTATTATCATCCTTTAGAAATTGACCCCACAATTCCACTTGATGAGAAAGCCAAACTCATGGAAGAGTG GTGGGAGAAAACCCACGGTCTTCTTATTGAGGGAGGACTCACTTTTGATGCAATAAGGAGCTCTGTGGCTAATTCCAAGATTGCTTTCAGGGATGGTGTTATTGAACTTTTTGAACTTTTGGAG AAGAGCAATGTTCCTGTCCTTATATTTTCTGCTGGCCTTGCGGATATAATTCAAGAG GTGCTGAGACAGAAACTTCATAGGTCTTTTGATAATGTTAAAATTGTATCTAACCGAATGGTTTTCGATCAGAGTGGCAATCTTGTGTCATTTAAAG GGAAAACAATCCATGTACTGAATAAGAATGAGCATGCGATTGATATGGCTGGGCTTGTCCATGGTCAATTAGGTGACCCAAATGGAATTACAAATGATGCATCCTCTGTGAAATTGAGAACAAATGTGCTACTTCTGGGTGATCACATTGGAGATTTGGGAATGTCTGATGGATTGAACTACAATACAAGAATATCTGTTGGATTCCT GAATGACAACATTGAGAGTTCTCGTGATACCTACCGTGAATCATTTGATGTGGTGTATATG AATGATGCACCAATGTGGGGAGTtgtgaagcttgcctctcagctTTGTTCACCTGTAAGTGATTGA
- the LOC140989179 gene encoding uncharacterized protein isoform X3 — MEHVVFDGAEVMVGDPQFLQRKISAVRFVGPAKLQVIADFDATLTKYRIHGQRGQSSHGILRQGNPEYDLKRQNLYDYYHPLEIDPTIPLDEKAKLMEEWWEKTHGLLIEGGLTFDAIRSSVANSKIAFRDGVIELFELLEKSNVPVLIFSAGLADIIQEVLRQKLHRSFDNVKIVSNRMVFDQSGNLVSFKGKTIHVLNKNEHAIDMAGLVHGQLGDPNGITNDASSVKLRTNVLLLGDHIGDLGMSDGLNYNTRISVGFLNDNIESSRDTYRESFDVVYMNDAPMWGVVKLASQLCSPVSD, encoded by the exons ATGGAGCATGTTGTGTTTGACGGCGCTGAAGTAATGGTGGGTGACCCTCAGTTTCTTCAGAGAAAAATATCCGCTGTTCGATTTGTGGGTCCAGCAAAGCTTCag GTTATTGCTGATTTTGATGCTACTCTAACAAAATACAGGATCCATGGACAGAGAGGGCAAA GTAGTCATGGAATTCTGCGGCAGGGAAATCCTGAATATGATCTCAAGAGGCAAAACTTATATGATTATTATCATCCTTTAGAAATTGACCCCACAATTCCACTTGATGAGAAAGCCAAACTCATGGAAGAGTG GTGGGAGAAAACCCACGGTCTTCTTATTGAGGGAGGACTCACTTTTGATGCAATAAGGAGCTCTGTGGCTAATTCCAAGATTGCTTTCAGGGATGGTGTTATTGAACTTTTTGAACTTTTGGAG AAGAGCAATGTTCCTGTCCTTATATTTTCTGCTGGCCTTGCGGATATAATTCAAGAG GTGCTGAGACAGAAACTTCATAGGTCTTTTGATAATGTTAAAATTGTATCTAACCGAATGGTTTTCGATCAGAGTGGCAATCTTGTGTCATTTAAAG GGAAAACAATCCATGTACTGAATAAGAATGAGCATGCGATTGATATGGCTGGGCTTGTCCATGGTCAATTAGGTGACCCAAATGGAATTACAAATGATGCATCCTCTGTGAAATTGAGAACAAATGTGCTACTTCTGGGTGATCACATTGGAGATTTGGGAATGTCTGATGGATTGAACTACAATACAAGAATATCTGTTGGATTCCT GAATGACAACATTGAGAGTTCTCGTGATACCTACCGTGAATCATTTGATGTGGTGTATATG AATGATGCACCAATGTGGGGAGTtgtgaagcttgcctctcagctTTGTTCACCTGTAAGTGATTGA
- the LOC140989546 gene encoding uncharacterized protein, whose translation MERLIGEKKRVVVVGGGAGGSLIAKTLQNDADVFLIDTKEYLEMPWANLRAMVEPSFAERSLINHSEYLPNAQIITSAATGITENNVLTEQGRLIGYDYLVIATGHVHAGSLTKAERLHYFQAEQDKIKSANSILIVGGGPTGVELAGEICVDFPDKKVILVHRGSRLLEFIGEKAGQKALNWLSSKKVEVILGQSVKLNSQTDGVYETSGGEKIVADCHFLCAGAGIGSSWLKKTILQDSLDMGGRLMVDANLRVKGHPNIFSIGDITDIPEIKLAYLAHNQALVAAKNLKLLMSGGNITNLSTYAPAPPAAIVSLGRRDGILRYRCLTLSGRIPAMIKSGDMFVTKSRRELGLSS comes from the exons ATGGAGCGCTTGATCGGAGAAAAGAAAAGGGTGGTGGTGGTTGGCGGCGGAGCTGGCGGCTCGCTCATCGCCAAAACGCTTCAAAACGATGCGGATGTTTTCCTCATCGATAC GAAGGAATATTTAGAGATGCCTTGGGCAAATTTGAGAGCAATGGTCGAACCTTCATTTGCCGAAAGATCTTTGATCAATCACTCAGAATACCTTCCTAACGCTCAAATTATTACGTCTGCTGCAACCGGCATCACAGAAAATAATGTATTGACTGAGCAAGGGCGTTTAATCGGTTACGATTATCTTGTCATTGCGACAGGCCATGTACACGCCGGTAGTCTTACAAAAGCTGAGAGGCTTCATTACTTCCAAGCAG AGCAAGATAAGATAAAATCTGCCAATTCAATTTTGATTGTTGGAGGGGGGCCGACTGGTGTAGAGCTAGCTGGAGAAATCTGTGTAGATTTCCCTGATAAGAAGGTAATACTAGTGCACCGAGGATCAAGGTTATTAGAATTTATTGGAGAAAAGGCGGGACAAAAAGCTCTGAATTGGTTGAGTTCAAAGAAAGTGGAAGTCATTTTAGGACAATCTGTCAAGCTGAACTCTCAGACTGATGGTGTTTATGAAACATCAGGTGGAGAGAAAATTGTAGCTGATTGCCATTTCCTTTGTGCGGGTGCGGGAATTGGGTCATCGTGGCTAAAGAAGACGATCTTGCAAGATAGCTTAGACATGGGAGGGAGATTAATGGTTGATGCTAACTTGCGGGTCAAGGGCCACCCAAACATCTTCAGCATTGGAGATATAACAGATATTCCA GAAATAAAACTGGCATATTTGGCTCACAATCAAGCCTTGGTTGCTGCCAAGAACTTGAAGTTGCTAATGAGTGGTGGAAACATAACTAATCTGTCTACCTACGCTCCTGCTCCACCAGCGGCAATCGTTTCGCTTGGACGAAGAGATGGGATTCTGCGATATCGTTGCCTTACTCTTTCTGGGCGTATTCCTGCTATGATAAAATCTGGAGATATGTTTGTGACAAAATCACGTAGGGAGCTTGGTTTGAGTTCTTAG